The proteins below are encoded in one region of Aquisphaera giovannonii:
- a CDS encoding helix-turn-helix transcriptional regulator, protein MAESSDRDLLDLIRRRGPMTVPEMSDALGVTGTAVRNRLGRLLGTGLVERKAEHVGRGRPRHRYGVSVEAHRRLGQNYADLAVALWEEMMAGVADRKLRRILFTRITDRLAEAYRSKLTGDAWEGRLVQLSRVLHDRGVEAEVALDGAGLAAFLRQHSCPYYELAEADRAICSLETKMLEKVLGRALRLSQCRLDGDRSCDFRPKADPPALPEAAAG, encoded by the coding sequence ATGGCGGAATCCTCGGATCGCGACCTTCTGGACCTCATCCGCCGCCGCGGCCCGATGACCGTGCCGGAGATGTCCGACGCCCTCGGGGTCACGGGGACGGCGGTCCGGAATCGCCTGGGCCGCCTCCTGGGCACCGGCCTGGTGGAGCGGAAGGCGGAGCACGTGGGCCGGGGGCGGCCCCGGCACCGCTACGGTGTGAGCGTGGAGGCGCACAGGCGGCTCGGCCAGAACTACGCCGACCTGGCCGTGGCGCTCTGGGAGGAGATGATGGCCGGCGTGGCCGACCGCAAGCTCCGCCGCATCCTCTTCACGAGGATCACCGACCGCCTGGCCGAGGCCTATCGCAGCAAGCTCACGGGGGATGCCTGGGAGGGGCGGCTCGTCCAGCTCAGCCGGGTCCTCCACGACCGCGGGGTCGAGGCCGAGGTGGCCCTCGACGGCGCCGGGCTGGCCGCGTTCCTCCGCCAGCATTCCTGCCCGTACTACGAGCTCGCCGAGGCCGACCGGGCGATCTGCTCGCTCGAGACGAAGATGCTGGAGAAGGTGCTGGGGCGGGCCCTGCGGCTCAGCCAGTGCCGGCTCGACGGCGACCGCTCGTGCGACTTCCGGCCCAAGGCCGACCCGCCGGCCCTCCCCGAGGCGGCCGCCGGCTAG